A window of the bacterium genome harbors these coding sequences:
- a CDS encoding SpoIIE family protein phosphatase: MIFDNLLALIEKLSVIIVVAYLATRTRFFIDAIERRYYFKNRLFLIIVFGLFSIYGSLTDIKIGEAIVNVRDLGPIVAGLAGGPIVGLFTGLIGGAHRCFFMPGFTRVACGLSTVLAGVIAGFYAKHKGLRRVEIWEGLLLVLFIELVHDGMVLLIAKPFSAALTAAKMVTIPMIGANLVGMAIFIFIVHNLRRERETERERDRYYKELAENERMKRELEIAHELQMSMVSKHFPAFPDRDDFDIYATMKPAKEVGGDLYDFFPIDKNRICFVIGDVAGKGVPAALMMAITKTLIKFVAKNDLPPEQILSIVNEELSRENSSCMFVTAFCGILDTRTGMLVYSNGGHNNPYIIRKNGAIETLDSENRLALGVIEGFIYIDLTTALGEGDSIFLYTDGVTEAINKNNIFFTEQRLEDALKTHFNNSIKDIVCAIVSEVDHFSEGIEQTDDITVLGLKFMKKQV; the protein is encoded by the coding sequence TTGATTTTCGATAACCTATTAGCTTTAATCGAAAAACTATCTGTGATTATAGTAGTAGCCTATCTTGCCACTCGAACAAGATTTTTTATAGATGCCATCGAAAGACGGTATTATTTTAAAAACCGGCTTTTTTTAATAATCGTTTTCGGCCTTTTCTCAATCTATGGTTCTTTAACCGACATTAAGATAGGAGAAGCTATAGTTAATGTGCGTGACTTAGGGCCTATCGTTGCCGGACTTGCTGGTGGCCCTATCGTAGGTCTTTTTACAGGTCTCATCGGTGGCGCACATAGGTGTTTTTTTATGCCCGGTTTCACCCGTGTAGCCTGCGGTCTTTCGACTGTTCTTGCAGGTGTTATAGCCGGTTTCTATGCAAAACACAAAGGCTTGCGCCGCGTGGAGATATGGGAGGGCCTTCTTTTAGTGCTGTTTATCGAGTTGGTGCACGATGGAATGGTTTTACTTATCGCTAAACCTTTCTCAGCGGCTCTTACGGCTGCCAAGATGGTGACTATTCCCATGATAGGAGCCAATCTTGTCGGTATGGCGATATTTATTTTCATTGTTCATAATTTACGACGCGAACGCGAAACAGAAAGAGAACGCGACCGTTACTACAAAGAACTTGCCGAAAATGAACGAATGAAGCGCGAACTTGAAATTGCACATGAGCTTCAAATGAGCATGGTTTCCAAGCATTTCCCGGCATTTCCCGACCGGGATGATTTCGATATATACGCTACGATGAAACCGGCAAAAGAGGTAGGTGGTGACCTCTATGATTTCTTCCCTATCGACAAAAACCGAATTTGCTTTGTTATTGGAGATGTTGCCGGAAAGGGTGTTCCCGCAGCCTTGATGATGGCTATTACAAAAACACTTATTAAATTCGTCGCGAAAAATGATTTGCCTCCCGAGCAAATCCTCTCGATAGTCAACGAAGAGCTTAGCAGAGAAAACAGTTCATGTATGTTTGTTACCGCTTTTTGCGGAATCCTCGATACTCGAACCGGAATGCTTGTTTACAGTAATGGAGGACACAACAACCCCTATATTATCAGAAAAAATGGTGCAATTGAAACACTTGATTCTGAAAATAGACTCGCTTTGGGCGTTATCGAAGGATTCATTTATATCGACCTCACAACTGCCCTTGGTGAAGGCGATAGTATTTTCCTTTATACAGATGGCGTGACCGAGGCGATAAACAAAAATAATATCTTTTTTACTGAGCAACGACTTGAAGATGCACTTAAAACCCATTTCAATAATTCGATTAAGGATATCGTATGTGCCATTGTTTCAGAGGTTGACCATTTCTCTGAAGGTATTGAACAGACTGACGATATTACAGTCCTCGGTCTGAAGTTCATGAAAAAACAGGTTTAA
- a CDS encoding DUF1858 domain-containing protein, whose amino-acid sequence MLIEPNMPVEILLDKYPESHVWLLEKRLHCTQCGEPVWGTIEELIVSKGMDPQAILTELNEFLEKQNPIV is encoded by the coding sequence ATGTTAATCGAACCGAATATGCCTGTTGAGATTCTTTTGGACAAGTATCCCGAGTCGCATGTCTGGCTTCTTGAGAAAAGACTACATTGCACTCAATGTGGAGAACCTGTCTGGGGCACAATCGAGGAATTGATAGTTTCAAAAGGTATGGACCCACAGGCGATCTTAACCGAATTGAATGAATTCCTCGAAAAACAAAACCCGATTGTTTAA
- a CDS encoding carboxymuconolactone decarboxylase family protein, with translation MNKRIFAECFAPINRFSRLIVWHMKPVLESKAKELMGLAVSTALRCDECILYHLDRSVAEGATRKEIIETLNIALVIGGSIVIPHLRTAFDAMDAIFGNI, from the coding sequence ATGAACAAGAGAATTTTCGCCGAGTGTTTTGCTCCAATAAACCGTTTTTCCCGTCTTATAGTTTGGCATATGAAGCCGGTGCTAGAATCTAAAGCTAAAGAACTAATGGGTCTGGCAGTTAGCACAGCACTCCGTTGCGATGAGTGTATTCTTTACCATCTCGATCGTTCGGTAGCCGAGGGGGCAACCCGTAAAGAGATCATAGAAACCCTCAATATTGCGCTCGTCATCGGTGGAAGCATCGTGATTCCTCATTTGCGGACAGCATTCGATGCTATGGACGCGATATTCGGTAACATTTAG
- a CDS encoding DUF3467 domain-containing protein, translating into MQREKSPRQIQIELPPDVAEGIYANFAVITHSPSEFVIDFARMVPGAPKAKVQGRIIMTPMNAKMLLKALGDNIEKFEKQFGEIKTPDKNPDAKGAIGFGNEQ; encoded by the coding sequence ATGCAAAGAGAAAAATCACCGAGGCAAATACAAATCGAACTTCCTCCGGATGTCGCAGAAGGTATTTATGCTAATTTCGCGGTAATTACTCATTCGCCAAGCGAGTTCGTTATCGATTTTGCAAGAATGGTTCCCGGAGCACCAAAAGCCAAAGTCCAGGGCCGAATAATTATGACACCGATGAATGCGAAAATGCTTCTCAAAGCTCTCGGAGATAATATCGAGAAGTTCGAGAAACAGTTTGGTGAGATAAAGACACCGGATAAGAATCCCGATGCAAAGGGTGCTATAGGTTTTGGCAACGAACAATAA